The Nostoc sp. 'Lobaria pulmonaria (5183) cyanobiont' genome window below encodes:
- a CDS encoding GerMN domain-containing protein — MKDQQGSNRISSGVIAAVSAAVVAVGGGVAWFTTQSGNTPTPSNPSARIDQPAQPSTRQPANEQTPNVYWLRSKDKNIALVPQPVKVASIRPNQPLEAAFQSLLAGPTEGTDSTTIPKETKLLGLKAENNEVHVNLSEDFTSGGGSTSMMGRVGQVVYTATSLNPKAKVYIDVNGKPLDVLGGEGLELQQPLTREQFQKDYPL; from the coding sequence ATGAAAGACCAACAAGGATCTAATCGTATTTCTTCAGGCGTAATTGCAGCCGTGTCAGCAGCGGTTGTAGCGGTGGGTGGCGGTGTAGCTTGGTTTACCACACAATCTGGCAATACTCCTACACCATCAAACCCCTCTGCGCGCATCGATCAACCAGCACAGCCATCAACTAGGCAGCCAGCTAATGAGCAAACCCCTAATGTTTATTGGCTAAGATCAAAAGACAAAAATATTGCTTTGGTTCCCCAACCTGTTAAAGTCGCTTCTATTCGACCCAACCAGCCTTTAGAAGCAGCTTTCCAAAGTTTGTTAGCAGGCCCAACAGAAGGGACAGATTCAACAACTATCCCTAAAGAAACTAAGCTATTGGGACTGAAGGCGGAAAATAACGAGGTTCACGTTAATTTATCTGAAGATTTTACCAGTGGTGGTGGTAGCACCTCAATGATGGGCCGCGTCGGACAAGTTGTTTATACTGCGACAAGTTTAAATCCCAAAGCCAAGGTGTACATTGACGTGAACGGCAAACCGTTGGATGTTTTAGGCGGCGAGGGTCTAGAGTTACAACAACCCCTAACTCGCGAACAGTTTCAGAAAGATTATCCGCTTTAG
- a CDS encoding ArsR/SmtB family transcription factor yields the protein MKQTLPLPPEVVQQVAEYFSLLSEPMRLRLLHLLRDEEKCVQELVEATQTSQANVSKHLKVMWQAGILSRRSEGTCAYYRVEDQMIFDLCNRVCDRLATRLEQQARNFRVLNSKR from the coding sequence ATGAAACAAACGTTGCCTTTACCACCAGAAGTGGTGCAACAAGTAGCTGAATACTTCAGCTTGTTAAGTGAGCCAATGCGCCTACGGCTGCTACACTTATTACGGGATGAAGAAAAATGCGTGCAAGAGTTGGTAGAGGCAACACAGACTTCTCAGGCAAATGTATCAAAACACCTGAAGGTAATGTGGCAAGCAGGTATTCTTAGCCGCCGCAGTGAAGGAACTTGCGCCTATTACCGGGTGGAAGATCAAATGATTTTTGATTTGTGTAATCGGGTTTGCGATCGCCTCGCCACAAGGTTAGAGCAGCAAGCCCGTAATTTTCGCGTGTTAAATAGCAAACGTTAG